One genomic window of Cannabis sativa cultivar Pink pepper isolate KNU-18-1 chromosome 2, ASM2916894v1, whole genome shotgun sequence includes the following:
- the LOC133035104 gene encoding uncharacterized protein LOC133035104, whose product MANVWELGDVNNENLKNALNEAMVIIDKAFTTIDQKLDHHHRNISEKEILDQQKNINLASIAVHELYCKNYSVGGLDCLHLITKSLYEKYECVLKKRITERVIPFLEKKRNDKLLLKEVVEQWSLFGIYRSNLEKIFKPVEELGYISVYYKNRNYRLWTLLQLSKNCFCQMVWEDFHYEIDEGLTEMINSGAFNKEVGGNCIDPEILKFSFFYYEMEFVAVSVPNLKRTYNLLKDYNIRP is encoded by the exons ATGGCCAATGTTTGGGAATTAGGCGATGTCAACAATGAGAATTTGAAGAACGCATTAAATGAAGCAATGGTGATTATTGATAAAGCATTTACCACTATAGATCAGAAGCTTGATCATCATCATCGTAATATTAGTGAGAAAGAAATATTGGACCAACAAAAGAATATTAATTTAGCATCAAT AGCTGTCCATGAACTGTACTGTAAAAATTATAGTGTCGGCGGTTTGGATTGCTTGCATTTGATAACGAAATCCCTTTATGAGAAATACGAGTGTGTTTTAAAAAAGAGGATTACAGAAAGG gtGATTCCTTTTCTGGAGAAGAAGAGAAATGACAAGTTACTGTTGAAGGAAGTTGTGGAACAATGGTCACTATTTGGGATTTATAGAAGCAATCTGGAGAAAATATTTAAACCTGTGGAGGAACTTGGATATATAAGCGTATACTATAAAAATCGAAATTATCGTCTTTGGACATTGCTTCAACTTTCAAAAAACTGCTTCTGTCAAATG GTATGGGAAGATTTCCACTATGAAATCGACGAAGGACTAACTGAAATG ATTAATTCAGGGGCATTCAATAAAGAAGTTGGGGGAAACTGCATTGATCCTGAAATACTCAAATTTAGTTTTTTCTATTATGAAATGGAGTTCGTAGCAGTATCGGTTCCAAACCTGAAAAGAACATATAATCTCTTGAAAGATTATAACATACGGCCATAA